A segment of the Amycolatopsis thermophila genome:
GCCTGCTGCACGGGAGCGCCCTCGGCCTTCTTCGGCTGGCCGACCACGGTCACCGACCCGTCCGGGTTCTGCACGAGGTGCGCCGGGTCGCCCGCGGGCACCATGCCCAGCGCCTTGGCGCGCTCGGCCAGCGACGACGGCGACTCGGCGCCGCTGACGTCCTGCTGGAGCTGCTCGACCCGCTCGGCCAGGGTCGCGTTGTTCTCGCGCAGCTGCTCCAGCCGGTAGGAGTCCGCGATCGCCTGGGTGGACAGCAGCAACGTGGTCACCACGCCCGCGCCGAGCAGCACCATCACCAGCATCACGAACGTCGCGCGCGACCGCGGCATCCGCAGCTTCAGCCGGGTCGTCCGCCGCTGCGGCTCCGGCCTCGCCTTGAGGCCCTCGGCCCGCTGCGCGCGCCGGGCGTAGGCGCGCTCGGCGGCGGTGCTGCGCTGGGGTTGCTGGCGGGGCTGCTGCTGGGGACGGCGGCGGCGCTTCGCCGGTACCGGGGTGCCCAGGCCCTCCTCGGCGGGGACGTCCGAACGGCGGGGGCGCCGTCGCGGCTCGGCACCGGCCTGCCTGCGCGTGCGCGTGGGCGCTGTCATGCGTCCGCCTCCTTGATCCGTTCGGCGACCCGGAGGCGCACGGACGCGGCCCGCGGGTTCTCTTCGATTTCCGCTTCGGACGCCTTCTCGGCGCCACGGGTGATCAGCTTCAGTTCCGGCCCGTGGCCGGGGAGTTCGACGGGCAGGCCGGGCGGGGTGCGCGACTTCGCCAGCTCCGCGAAGGCCTGCTTGACGATCCGGTCCTCCAGCGAGTGGTAGGACTCCACCACGATCCGGCCGCCGACGCGCAGCGCGCCCAGCGCCGCCGGGATCGCCCGCCGCAGCACCTCCAGCTCGCCGTTGACCTCGATCCGCAGCGCCTGGAACGTGCGCTTGGCCGGGTGCCCGCCGGTGCGCCGGCTGGCGGCCGGGACCGCGTCGTAGAGCAGCCGCACCAGCCGCTCGCTGCGGTCGAACGGCTCGCGCGCCCGCTCCGCGACGATCGCCTTGACGATCCGCTGAGCGAAACGCTCCTCGCCGTAGTCGCGCAGGATTCGCACCAGCTCGCCGGGTTCGTAGGTGTTGAGGACGTCGGCGGCGGTGCGTCCGGTGGTGGGGTCCATCCGCATGTCCAGCGGTGCGTCGCGCGCGTAGGAGAACCCGCGCTCCTCCTCGTCCAGCTGCATCGAGGAGACCCCGAGGTCGAACATCACACCGTCCACACGGGACAGCCCGAGCCGGGCGAGGACGTCGGGCAGGGTGTCGTAGACCGCGTGCACGAGCTGGACGCGGTCGCCGAACTCGGCCAGCCGCGCGGCGGACTTCTCGAGCGCGTGCGGATCGCGGTCCAGCCCGATGAGCGTCAGCTGGGGGAACGCGGTGAGCAGTGCCTCGGAGTGCCCGCCCAGGCCGGTGGTCGCGTCGACCGCGACGGCCGGGCGGCCCTCGAGCGCGGGGGTGAACAGCTCCAGCACGCGGCCGGTCATGACCGGTACGTGCGCGAACTCGGCTGCCACTTGTCCCACCCCCTGAAAAACCGTCGTGCCGGATGCCGTCAGGTCCCCGCCCGCCCGCTGCGAACCTGGTGCCGGGGAAGGTGCACCAGGGCCACTGAGCGGACAGAGGCCTCACGACATCCGCCGCCGGATGCCGCCCCCACTGCGTTGCTGCTCCCGGGCCCGCGCCCCCCGACGGCGCGGGTCACCGTACCCCGTTCAGAAGACCCCTGGCAGGACCTCTTCCTGGGCCTTCGCGTAGCTGTCCTCGTGTTCCTCCAGGTAGGACTCCCACCGCTGGGCGTCCCAGATCTCCAGCCTGGTGATGGCCCCGATCACCACGCACTCCTTGTTGAGCCCGGCGTAGCGCCGCAGCTCGGGCGCGATCGCGATGCGCCCCTGGCCGTCCGGACGCTGCTCGTCCGTGCCGGCGAACAGGTACCGCTGGTAGGCCCGCACCGACTCGTTGGTGAAGGGCGCCTCCGCGACCTTGCGGGCCAGCTGCTCGAACTCCGCGCGCGGGAAGACGAAGAGGCAGTGATCTTGCCCCTTGGTGACCATGAGCCCACCTGCCAGCGCGTCGCGGAACTTCGCGGGCAGCGTGAGCCGCCCCTTGTCGTCCAGCTTCGGGGTGTGGGTGCCGAGGAACACCGGCACTCACCTCCCCACCGCCCCCGGTGATCCCACCGGTCGCGGCCCCGGGGGCCTCCCTTCCGCCCCACTGGCCACCACCGTACCCCACTTTTCCCCACAGTCAACGTGGAAGACGTGCCCTTCCGGGCGATCCTCCGAACGTTTTCCCAGGTCAGCGACCGGGGGGCGAAGTGGGGACACGGTGGGGGGCGCCCGGGCCCCTCCCCCGCGGCGGTTAGCTCAGGCGCCCCTCCGGACCCCGTGACGGGCCCCTCCGGGGGGTGGGTGGGCGGAAGTGGGGGGCGCGGTGGTGGACGGTGGGGGCGCCGGTGGTGCGGAGTGGGGGGGCGCCGGTGGTGGAGGGTGGGGTCACCGATGGCGCGGGGGTGGGCGCCGGTGGGGTGCCGGTCGCCGGGGGTGAGGACGCGGGTGGAGCGGGGTGGCGAGCCACGGCGCGGGGCCGCTGTCGGGGGGCGGCACCCCGACGGCCCCGCGAGCCGGGCCCATGCAGGCAGCACCGAGCGGGAACCTCCGCGCGCGCCCAGCACCGGCACCGGAGGTGGCGAGCCACGGCGCGGGGCCGCTATCGGGGGGCGGCACCCCGACGGCCCCGCGAGCCGGGCTCATGCAGGCAGCACCGAGCGGGAACCTCCGCGCGCGCCCAGCGCCGGCGCCGGTGAGCGCAGGCGGGACCGCAGCGGAGGCCTCGATGGCGCAGCGGCAACTCTGCGGCGCGGTGGAGGCGCCGAGAACGCGGGTGGTGGGAAGTGGAGGCCCGGTGACGGGCCCTTCCGAGCCCGGGGGGCGCGGTGGTGGATGGTGGGATGGTGCCGCCGAGCGGCAACCGCGACGGGCCTGCGCCGCCGGCGGCAACTACAGCTGGCCCATGGCGCGAAGCGGCAGCGTGGCGCGAAGCCGCAGCCGCCGTCCGCGGGGATGCGGTCACCGAAACCGGCGGAACGCGGGTCCGGCTCAGCCGAGCAGCTCGGCGAGCCTCGCGGCGAGACGGGCCGAGTCGGTGGGCACCAGGTTCATCCAGTCCGCTCCCCCGCGTCCCGGCGCCACCGTCGCGAGGTAGGCGCCGAGGTCGGTGCGGAACCAGCTCACCCCGCCGACCCGGCGCAGCCGCCCGCCCTCGCGCACCCGCACCGAGAACTGCCCGGCACCGAGCACCGGCCGGGACCGGATCGCGCGCAGCTCGGCCAGCTGCTGCTCCGTGCCTCGCGAATGCCCCCTGCCTCCCGAATGCCCCGTGCCCCGCGAAAGCCCCGTGCCCCGCGAACACCCTGTGCCCCGCGACCACTCCGCGCCGCTCGAACACTCCGTGCCCCGCGAACCCGCGTCGCTGGGGAGCGCGTCGACGGGCAGGCTCACCCCGTACCCCGTACCCCGGTCCCGGCGCCAGCGGCGGCAGCAGGCCGACCACCGCGGCCCAGATCTCGCTGTCGCGGATGCCGGACAGCCCGATCGTCCTGCTCGGCTGCGCCGCGAGCACACCCCGCCTGCCCCCGGCGGCCGCCACGGCGCGGAACGGCGTCTCGGCGTCCAGCTCGGGCAGCGCCTCGCACTCGACGTACACCTCGGCCGATGCCAGGGTGGTCAGCCGGTCCGCCAGGGCGGGGTCGAGGCTGTCGCCGTCGGCGAGGTTGCGCTCGGCCAGGTTCGCGTACACGGCGCGGCGGATCTCGGCGCGTTCGGCCCCGGTCGAGCCGACGCTGCGGACGTCCAGCGGCACCGGCACCCGGGTGTGCCCGAGGTCGTGCCACAGGATGTCGAACGCGGACGCCGAGACCCGGATCACCGCTCCCCCAGCTCCGGTGGCTCGTCGAAGAACCGGCCGGGCACCGACTCGCGCAACGCGGCGTCGCGGGAGTTGAGCACGTCGATCGCCTTCTGGCGGGCCTCCTCGGCGGCTGCGCGGCGCCGCTCCATCGCCTCCGACAACCCGGCGAGCGCCGCGAGGTCCCCGCCCGTGGCGGCCTCGCGGATCATCGCCACCGGGTCGTAGACCACCGGCGGCGGCATCTCGTCACGGGCCCGCGCGGCGATCCCGGCCTGGCGGCCGACCGCGTCCGACACGGCCAGCGACAACTCGCTCGCGTGCCCGGACCAGTTCCGCGCCTTCGCCAGCGTCGCGCGCAGCGCCTCGCCCGCGGGCCCGGCGAACGCCTCGCCCGCCTGGCCGGAGATCGCGCCCAGCACCTGCGCCGCCTCGCGCATCCGCGCGGCCAGCCCGGCCCACTGCTCGCCGATCTGCCCGGCGGTCGCCGGGTCGTTGCCGTCGGCGACCTCGGCCGCCATCGCCTCGTGGCTGTAGGACTCGTACCGCCGCACCGGTTCGGGCACCTGGTTCACGCACTCGCTCCTAGGGCAGTTTCGGCTCGATCAGCGCGGCCACGGTGTCCGCCCGCCGGCACGCCAGCTGCGTGTCCGTGAACCCGGCGTTGGTGACGTCCACCTGGACGCTGGCCTCCTGCCCGACGCCGAGCAGGACCGCGCACGTGCCGTCACCGGCGCTGCGATCGGACACCCGGAAACCCTTGTGCCTGCCGACGGTGACCCGCTTGCCGGTCCCCTTGTCGATCTCCAGCGCGGTCAGGGGCGCGTCCTCGGCGAGGGTGACGGTGACGCCGAACGTGGCGGGCTCGCTCCAGTCGCACGCGCGCGCCGGGCCGATGGTCTTCTCCTTGCCCAGCGACGTCAGGCCCGCGGTCGAGCGGTCGGTCGCCGAGAGCAGGTCGCACGGTTTCAGCGCGGCCAGCCCGGCCGGCGGCGGGCTGGCGGGCGCGCTCGGGGGCACCGGCCCGGTGGTCGGCGCGGACCCGGCCCCCGGGGACTGCCCGCACGCGGCGAGCAGCAGCCCGGCCGCGGCCAGCACGAGGACCGTCGCGCGCATCCGCTCAGCCACCGCTGCAGTCGACGCCCTCGGCGGCGGCGTCGTCGCTGTCGGAGTACCGCTTCAGCGCGCGGCTGATGTTCGTCTTGAGCGTCTCCAGCTCTTGCCCGAACGCGATGAGCGAGTCGGCGGCCGAGCCGGGCCCGCCCAGGCCGTAGCGCGCCATGAACTCGCCGATCTCCCCCGCGTACCCGGCGCCCAGTGGCACGGTGCGGCCGAGTACGCGGGCTTCGCGCACCATTTCGCCGACGGTGTCCTGCAACCGGCTGATCTGCTGATAGGCACCGGCCGCCAGCTCGGGCGAGACCGCGAACGCCCCCGCGTTCACGTCCAGGCCGCTGTGCGTGTCGGTCATCGGTTGTGTTCGCACCTCTCGGTAGCCGGCCGGTTCCGCACCGCAGCATACCGGCCGAATCGAATTCAGGGTTCTTCGACCGACTTGGCCCGCGTTTGACACACTGGATGCGAGGCTGGGTGCCGGGGCGGGCCACCGCGGGCGAAACCCGGCTGTGAGATCCTTCCGCGCCGCGGCACGGTCCAGAACGAGGGCCGCACCCGTGTTCCGGTTTTGAGATAGGGCTTCGGCACCAGGAGGTCGAGTGACGTCGAGGACACAGCCGGCAACGCCCGGGGAGTACACCGGCGAGCAGGCGCCGTA
Coding sequences within it:
- the rsmH gene encoding 16S rRNA (cytosine(1402)-N(4))-methyltransferase RsmH; its protein translation is MAAEFAHVPVMTGRVLELFTPALEGRPAVAVDATTGLGGHSEALLTAFPQLTLIGLDRDPHALEKSAARLAEFGDRVQLVHAVYDTLPDVLARLGLSRVDGVMFDLGVSSMQLDEEERGFSYARDAPLDMRMDPTTGRTAADVLNTYEPGELVRILRDYGEERFAQRIVKAIVAERAREPFDRSERLVRLLYDAVPAASRRTGGHPAKRTFQALRIEVNGELEVLRRAIPAALGALRVGGRIVVESYHSLEDRIVKQAFAELAKSRTPPGLPVELPGHGPELKLITRGAEKASEAEIEENPRAASVRLRVAERIKEADA
- a CDS encoding DUF3558 family protein, which encodes MAERMRATVLVLAAAGLLLAACGQSPGAGSAPTTGPVPPSAPASPPPAGLAALKPCDLLSATDRSTAGLTSLGKEKTIGPARACDWSEPATFGVTVTLAEDAPLTALEIDKGTGKRVTVGRHKGFRVSDRSAGDGTCAVLLGVGQEASVQVDVTNAGFTDTQLACRRADTVAALIEPKLP
- the mraZ gene encoding division/cell wall cluster transcriptional repressor MraZ, which produces MFLGTHTPKLDDKGRLTLPAKFRDALAGGLMVTKGQDHCLFVFPRAEFEQLARKVAEAPFTNESVRAYQRYLFAGTDEQRPDGQGRIAIAPELRRYAGLNKECVVIGAITRLEIWDAQRWESYLEEHEDSYAKAQEEVLPGVF
- a CDS encoding PE-PGRS family protein, whose product is MNQVPEPVRRYESYSHEAMAAEVADGNDPATAGQIGEQWAGLAARMREAAQVLGAISGQAGEAFAGPAGEALRATLAKARNWSGHASELSLAVSDAVGRQAGIAARARDEMPPPVVYDPVAMIREAATGGDLAALAGLSEAMERRRAAAEEARQKAIDVLNSRDAALRESVPGRFFDEPPELGER